Part of the Bicyclus anynana chromosome 3, ilBicAnyn1.1, whole genome shotgun sequence genome is shown below.
TTATATTaacggctgaatcgattttgatgaaacattAACAATTTACCTATTATCGTATAGGGAGTAGATACGACATAAGGAACCTTACCTTAGTTAATCTAAAATAATGTTGTGTGTAATTCTTaggtattacaaaaaaataaaacattagtttaattatataaccaggtattataatgatatttaaatCTCTTTAAAAGTATTAACATTAAATAGATCCTTACTACGCAAAAATATCGTCACAGTCTTAATATTATGCAGATAGGTACTCAATGAAcaagattaaaaatatatacctacacctattttaataaactaatatcACACTTCTAGATACATTTatcttaattaacaaaatgtaaacaaatactaacaataaatatcataaaaatgcaaaaattaGAATAAGTAACAGTACTGAAATTGGAAAGAAAATATAAACAGATATTCGAGGATGACAGACAGATGTAAGTATAAATTCATTAtcgtcattattatttaaaccatCTCTTGTTGGAACCTCAACAATTACTAATTCATCACTAAATATCTCTACGTCAAATACACATTCTGTATTGTTCAGACACATTTTGGAGTTAGATATATTAGAGTATTGGAATGTgggtttaaaaatatcaaaaattgcGTGAATATCGTTATTTACAAAGTCATTATCACTatagaaaacataataataatatccatCTGATGTAACTTCATGGACAACTTTCAATGTGGTTGTCTCCTCTAAATACTTCGTATTGTTGCATTGTATTGAATATGGGAAAAAATCATTCATTAATATATTGTCATTATAGCATTCATATAAACTGTTCTCGAAACTTGATACAGATTTATCTTCTGTGGGTACTATGGAGTTGTTGATAGCATTTCCTCCATGATTAACACCCGTATCTAATACTGTGTTTGGTTTGTGCAAAGGTTGTGCATCTCGTTTATGTTTAGTTTTCTTATCATTATCTGATACATAATCACTAAACCATACTTTATTTTGGTTATGTACATCTCCAATTATTTCTGTTTTTATCTCTTTGGGATTTTCCAAAGTTACTGAAACATGTCCACTATTTTCAACTACCAAGGGATCTCTTTTGTTTTTACCATCTAAAATGCCACATGTATCAAATATTTTATCACCTTTCACAACCAATAGTTTTGAGCCATCATACCTGGAACAAGATTTTAACTCAACAGTAGCTCCAGCAAAAAGATAGAACCCCCAATACTCTAGAGTATCATCAGGTAGAGtcatagattttcttaatcttaTATGTCTCCTGTTACTAGCTAGTTTAGGTTTTCCTTTCATTTGGAATGCATTAAAGGTACTGTTCATTTTTATGGAatgtttttcacaaaatattGATGATTGTCCTTTATGTATCTGTATTACATCAGAGTCTGACACTTTGTACATTACATCAGCATATGTAATGTTTCTGAGGTATAATggtgaaataattaatattgcgGGCAATACAGTTGTTAGCAGGCAGAACATTACTACCCTTTGACTTCCTTGCATTTTGTCTCCATctgtaaaagaaaaagtatGCTTATTGTAAAAGACcattcaattatattttttcttacccagcaaacattgttttgccatataaatttacaaagatactaaaaacacagaaataaaagttaaaaaaaggataaaaatagtttacaacTTATTGTCATATctataaataaagttcattaaaattagttaagcCATTTTGGAGGAGAGCAACAGCAAACACtgacacaatatttttatatatttaggtgttcgagccttcagcttgatccacttacgagattaccctccaaattttgcccgtttgcagtgtccctaccctacatttcattgggtaaatgaggttttgacataacatcacgccgtcatccgccggcatgtcgcttgacagttgtcaatgtcaatcagtacgtcttcaaattttgttaagtgagcagtgttaaatgtgaatattaataaatagtgatagtgcacAGTGAAATTTGTTggagaatatttttgtcaacgGTCTAGTTAGATGAGAGATTATTCTCAATTCTAAGCGAATACCCGCTCTCCGGACGGTAGACTCGCTGGATAGACCTAGTTACCAAATGAAGACAGTAACGAAAAAATCGTAGCCATCTTGTACGGCCGATGTGTATTGTTCGCTGTCGAGTGTCCACGTGACTCCCGACAAGCTTTTTTatcttagcgaatgcccgctcttcggacggcagacttgctatgtagatctatactgaatgagagtttttctctttttcatcttagcgaatgcccgctcttcggacggcagactCGCTGTATAGTCCTACTGAATGATAAGCAGATGATGTCCCGCCTgggacgtcggctgagacgtcggctgctcagacgtcggctgagacgtcggccgagatgtcggctgcgcagacgtcagctgctcagacgtcggctgagacgtccgccgagatgtcggctgagacgtcggccgctcagacgtcggctgagacgtcggccgagaCGTCGGCtgatcagacgtcggctgagacgttggctgctcagacgtcggctgctcagatgTCGGCTGTGACATCGactgtacagacgtcggctgagacgtcgagtgtacagacgtcggctgagacgtcggctgtacagacgtcggctgagacgtcggctgagacgtcggctgtacagacgtcggccgcacagacgtcggctgctcagacatTGGCTGAGGTGTCGTTTAATGGGACTTCATCTGAGATGTCGGCTGACGTGTCGTCTGAGATGTCGGCTGACGTGTCGTCTGAGATGTCGGCTGATTCGCTGATTGAGACGTTGTTCAAAATATCGGCTGACGCGTCGTCTGGGATGTTGACCAACGCGTCGCCTGGAATGTCGGCTGCACGGCTGATTCGCTAACTGAGACGTCATCTGAGTTGTCCGTCGATGCTTTGGCTGAGACGGCCGGCGTTTACGATATCTATTTGTCAGCTATTTGATATTTGCTTGTCCTTTAAGTGACCTCTGACAGCTGCCTTGTCAGCTGCGCGCCTGAAGTCTAAGGCGCGTATTTGGGTACTCTTCAATTACCAGTGTCCCTGGACGTCAGTAATCAGCTTAATGACGATCTTTATAGATCATGGAATACATAACGTATGTAAACTCAAGTTGATTGGGAGTCTTTAAGAAAGTTATAAATGCTTGATGAATTTTTATCATCAATATATTGAAGCTCCTTGGTAACATACCAAACCTGGATGTGTTCGAAGAAAAGATTTTAGTGGAATATGAAAATTAACTGCGTTTCACTATACCTACTCTCCATTTACCGCATGTTTGTAGTGGCTAAAGCTCGCATGGGCTTAGAGAACGTAAAAACATACTTATCATTTGAacctaacataattatttaactactgcTGTGAGTCCTGATTTATTTCCTACtttcaacaatgaaacaaaTCTTTCTGATCGATGCATACGATAATAGGTTCTTTAAAACGGATGTTCTTTGTCCTTACTGCCCTTCTTCTATTTTGAGAGGCTTTGTATATATTAAGAGATCCAGTTGATGGCCTTTCTTATGGACGAAGTTGCCTCGTCTTGACTGTATCGgaagaaaaatttactttgcaCAGAAAGTTTAATGGAGcaacgtaataaaatcttagaacCAAGCATCATACAATGTTATTAGAGTATATAAATACTGAATGTTGTTGGATTGCTCCCGTTCAGTTAGAAGATTATCTTAGCAAGACAAGCTAAGATAATCTAATCTTTTTATTCCAGGAaactaatctttttattttgataaatactttATCTAAAAGCAAAATGGGACATGCAGTAAAAATTTCTAGCCAAGCAAGGATATCATTCCCAGAAGCTTCGCGAATATTCGAATATACAACAACAGTCCAGTCTTCACTTGACTGAAGATAATACTAAATAGTGCATTAACAAAGATGACCCTGCGTTCACAGACAATCACTTCATAATGCAGTGGCAGTGACAGTGAATGTTGCACTTCAGATACTCGTGATATGACTGCACTTTAGATACAAAAAGGGTGGAAATCATACAATGCCTGAGACCTATAATAAAGCCTCCAATAAGAGATTCCACAATCTTTTGCAATGTATTTCACTGTACAACACCCATTTAGCCACCGAAACTCAACAggctttatcatattaaaatgcaagatgtaataaataaatattttccggtATGGTTTAGTCATTATTGGCTAGATATTTGGCTCACACACAAaggctcgggttcgattcccggtaccAGACCCAATTAAAACAAGTTACTCCATAGAAGCTCTGGCTCGAGATAATGTCCACAAACTAAATAtgagaaggaaaaataaataaattatatttgaagtcaAAAAGATCTTAGTGCTCAAAATATTCATGCACTTAATTAAGTGTGCCTGGATCTAAAATTACACTTTGTTTGCATTTCTTCTCTAAGTTTGTCAATCTGTCATATatgatagattttaaattaatctatggaatttttttcatataatacaaatattgtgGGGAAATTAAGAGAGTTAGGaacgaataaatatttccttCTCCTTCAAGGGGAAAATATGgccgtattaattaattactcttgCCCACAAAAGCTTATTTGATTTGCCGATACAATCATTCCGTCGCTTTATATATCTTGAATGTACAGGCAAAGGTATCACAAGCCACATCTTTCCCTGCCTCATAGACGGTTTCTGTTCTTAAACCTTTGAAAAATTTCTACTTTGTAGAATGATAACTCTGTATAGATTTGTTAATGGATATATATTTAGCTAAGTAATtcagatttcatcctacttatatttagttactttacttatagatgatattctttttaacaacgATTCAAGCATACTGCCTGTAAACATCATCTATGTCGTAGATACAGCTACCCAATATTGGGTGGTATCTATATAAACTATCGAAAATTCAATCTCATGTCAACACAAATAGGAAAATCGCCTGTATGTCGCCAAAGACAGTACAAAAGAACAGTCAAGAAATGCTACTTACTCACAAAGAAATTTCGCTGGTGGGCATGGTGGCTTGCAACTGTTATAgcagtgtataatatttataaattatgcatGCTCCTCGCCTCATTcagtatacattatacaatatatctgCATACGTATTAGAGAAGACCatctacttgaaattttataacatcagATGCAGTAGGATTCAGTCGAGAACtataagaaacttaatattCATAAACAGTTTCTAAAATGAACGGCAACATGTTTGACACAAGCTTAAAGAGATATTATGGATTGTATTGGATTttctatgagagagagagagagtgagaaAGGACCTTAGATAGAAAAAACTGTATGCAATATTTCAAGAAGATAACAAATCTATAAATCTATACCTCTTTGCATTAAGCAGTAAATTCTAGATAGTAATCTAGCAGTAAATTAGCTAACCAGCTTCAAATATACCTAAGCCAGGTACTGTTCTGGGATTACAGACGGGTCTATACCGATTATAAGAATTGCTATGGATGATGGAAAAACCAGAAGTAGACTTGTTTACCAGTGCAAGGGCAGTGATCTAAAATATGATTGCTTTTCTAGTATTGCCCATTCGTCGACGTCTTCAGCAAAGACTTAAACTAAAGGCTGTGGTGGCCCCTAGCTTATTTCCATCTTCAACGCTAGTACCTTAAATTCGAGACATCTTAATCACTGCTTGAGAACCTATCTTCTGGTAGCTCCAGATAGGAGAGAAAGTTTATGATATTCCTCTTCTCCATGTCTCCATTGTACCAGAGAACCAAGAGCCAAccatttacaattaacaatctaaCATTTCTTTCGCGAGTACCAACAGGTCACATTCAGTAACATATTGTATGTGCTTGCTGTACTACTAAGGTCCTTCGCAACAGAGGACAGAACATTTTAGAAACAGCTTGGCGTAAATTCACAATTAATACGTGTAATCAAGCCTGGATATGTTGGAATGGGTTAACATTTAGATCCTACTTCGGTAGGACTTCATTTTagcaaatacttaataaataaatcagaactcGTACTCAGAACTATTGATCTTTAGAAATCCTTAGTCAAATAGGTTTATAAACCCAAAAAATTATCGAGTAGATAATTACCTAGGTACTTGATCAACCTAAAGTTAGACTAGCattgaaaccaattttaaaaccaaaacctCTAAGATGGTTGGTCACCTATGAGTCTATTTAAATACTCAACTGATAGCTTATTTTAAGTAGCATGTCATGACTCCTTGTTTTTATCTTGAGTGGAGAGTTCATGTTTTGACTATACACAGTACGGTTCTGACAAAATACAGATCAAACATTGGTTTGGTTAACTTTATGTAGTCAGAGGGCTATATCTATTAGTACAAACTGATATtacaaatttgttatatttgggtAAAGAAATTATTGGACATGTCAATGAATCTGGTTTGTTTATTATGTCTAGCGGAAGACAAAGATTAAATTAGCTGCTCGCAGTCATTTCGGGATAACTGCGAGTCTTATTGAAATTAGCACGCTTTCAGCTTTctcatataattttaaaagcatctgtaaatacagatttaataaaatacaatagaaatttaaagtaggtagtcAATATATCTACGCTGCCTTGAAGAAGTTCCTCAGATGTTTTGAGgtttactttactactttacaGCTTTAAGTGCAGCATATGTGcaccaatttaaatgaatatatgggttgtataggttttgtttttaccattaaataaaatatcaattgataaaaatatgtgtGTTACTTTCGGGTGAAATCTACATTAATAACTGTgattaattaaatgacaataattataatat
Proteins encoded:
- the LOC112050055 gene encoding uncharacterized protein LOC112050055, yielding MSQSFSNSTSVYYNMDYQYTSIQNKDNDGDKMQGSQRVVMFCLLTTVLPAILIISPLYLRNITYADVMYKVSDSDVIQIHKGQSSIFCEKHSIKMNSTFNAFQMKGKPKLASNRRHIRLRKSMTLPDDTLEYWGFYLFAGATVELKSCSRYDGSKLLVVKGDKIFDTCGILDGKNKRDPLVVENSGHVSVTLENPKEIKTEIIGDVHNQNKVWFSDYVSDNDKKTKHKRDAQPLHKPNTVLDTGVNHGGNAINNSIVPTEDKSVSSFENSLYECYNDNILMNDFFPYSIQCNNTKYLEETTTLKVVHEVTSDGYYYYVFYSDNDFVNNDIHAIFDIFKPTFQYSNISNSKMCLNNTECVFDVEIFSDELVIVEVPTRDGLNNNDDNEFILTSVCHPRISVYIFFPISVLLLILIFAFL